From the Streptomyces syringium genome, one window contains:
- a CDS encoding sensor histidine kinase, with protein MRDVLLIALFAFLGAAAAGLLGALALRALRHRSVLVSLTVVAVVSVAAMLAGTLAVARAMFLSSHDLTVVTTVCAMAAVVSLATALLLGRWVVARSNALTVAARSFGEGGSFAAPGGGSTAELSALGRELAATSEKLARSRERERALDASRRELVAWISHDLRTPLAGLRAMAEALEDGVAEDPPRYFRQIRTEVDRLNAMVGDLFELSRIHAGALPLSPSRMSVYDLVGDALAGAGPLAREHGVRLVGDPVAEVPVEVDGKEMTRVLGNLLVNAIRHTPADGTVAVAARRGTDEEGNTVVLSVTDGCGGIPEDDLSRVFDTGWRGSRARTPPAGAGLGLAIVRGIVEAHAGRAAVHNVPGGCRFEVVLPAAR; from the coding sequence GTGCGTGACGTCCTGCTGATCGCCCTCTTCGCCTTCCTGGGCGCGGCCGCCGCGGGACTGCTGGGAGCCCTCGCGCTGCGGGCGCTGCGCCACCGCTCGGTCCTGGTGTCCCTGACCGTGGTGGCCGTGGTGTCGGTGGCGGCCATGCTCGCCGGGACGCTCGCCGTGGCCCGGGCGATGTTCCTGTCGTCCCACGACCTGACGGTGGTGACGACGGTGTGCGCGATGGCCGCCGTGGTCTCGCTCGCGACGGCGCTGCTGCTGGGCCGGTGGGTGGTGGCGCGCAGCAACGCCCTGACCGTGGCGGCCCGCTCCTTCGGCGAAGGCGGCAGCTTCGCCGCCCCCGGCGGCGGCTCCACAGCCGAACTGTCCGCGCTGGGACGGGAGCTGGCCGCGACGAGCGAGAAGCTCGCGCGGTCACGGGAGAGGGAACGGGCGCTGGACGCCTCCCGCCGGGAGCTCGTCGCCTGGATCTCGCACGACCTGCGGACCCCGCTGGCCGGTCTGCGGGCCATGGCGGAGGCGCTGGAGGACGGCGTCGCCGAGGACCCGCCGCGCTACTTCCGTCAGATCCGCACCGAGGTGGACCGGCTCAACGCCATGGTCGGCGACCTCTTCGAACTCTCCCGCATCCACGCGGGCGCGCTGCCGCTGAGCCCGAGCCGGATGTCGGTGTACGACCTGGTGGGCGACGCGCTCGCCGGGGCGGGTCCGCTGGCGCGCGAGCACGGGGTCCGCCTGGTCGGCGACCCGGTGGCCGAGGTCCCGGTGGAGGTCGACGGCAAGGAGATGACGCGCGTCCTCGGCAACCTCCTCGTCAACGCGATCCGCCACACCCCGGCCGACGGCACGGTCGCGGTGGCCGCGCGGCGGGGCACGGACGAGGAAGGGAACACCGTCGTGCTGTCCGTGACGGACGGCTGCGGCGGCATCCCCGAGGACGACCTGTCCCGCGTCTTCGACACGGGCTGGCGCGGCTCCCGGGCCCGCACCCCGCCGGCGGGCGCGGGCCTGGGCCTGGCCATCGTCCGCGGCATCGTCGAGGCCCACGCGGGCCGCGCCGCGGTCCACAACGT
- a CDS encoding class I SAM-dependent methyltransferase: MTDANLLTDHPALYEARFPDPGHLAARWADHCLRSHTAGPRVLDLGCGTGRDAAWLHRAGHEVTGADLSDAMLAHARAHHPGPEYVRADLRGFDLGATAFDAVVCLDSALLYCHTNDDLDGLLASCRRALAPGGLLVAEMRNGAFFLGSTELLEAPATGSFTWQGTTYRHVTRLRVDRAAQLLCRRRVWTTDDGSPPVEQRSAWRLLFPQELRYALAAHGFTVLELHDGPGPRTEPAWRAGGPGPTGSADGDRLHVVARRT; this comes from the coding sequence ATGACCGACGCCAACCTCCTCACCGACCACCCCGCGCTGTACGAGGCCAGATTCCCCGACCCCGGCCATCTGGCCGCCCGCTGGGCCGACCACTGCCTGCGCTCCCACACCGCCGGGCCCCGCGTCCTGGACCTCGGCTGCGGCACGGGCCGCGACGCGGCGTGGCTGCACCGGGCCGGGCACGAGGTCACCGGGGCCGACCTGTCCGACGCGATGCTCGCCCACGCCCGCGCCCACCACCCGGGCCCGGAGTACGTCCGCGCCGACCTGCGCGGCTTCGACCTCGGCGCGACGGCGTTCGACGCCGTGGTCTGCCTGGACAGCGCCCTGCTGTACTGCCACACCAACGACGACCTCGACGGCCTGCTGGCCTCCTGCCGCCGGGCCCTCGCGCCGGGCGGGCTGCTCGTCGCGGAAATGCGCAACGGCGCCTTCTTCCTGGGCAGTACGGAGCTGCTGGAGGCGCCGGCGACCGGTTCGTTCACCTGGCAGGGGACGACCTACCGCCACGTCACGAGGCTGCGGGTCGACCGCGCCGCGCAACTGCTGTGCCGGCGCCGCGTCTGGACGACCGACGACGGGTCACCACCGGTGGAGCAACGATCCGCCTGGCGGCTGCTGTTCCCCCAGGAACTGCGGTACGCGCTGGCCGCGCACGGCTTCACGGTGCTGGAGCTGCACGACGGGCCCGGGCCGCGGACGGAGCCGGCGTGGCGGGCCGGTGGCCCCGGGCCGACGGGCAGTGCGGACGGCGACCGTCTGCACGTGGTCGCCCGGCGGACCTGA
- a CDS encoding ATP-grasp domain-containing protein, translating to MGHLLMVESWVGSMSRLLPRAIREGGHEFTFLTRDLHHYLRAAPEGTAHPLLAARNVVTADTNDVQALLPYVERLHSALRFDGVITSCDYYLPTAARIAAHLGLPGPAERAVAAACRKDATRRALADAGLPGPRFALCPDWAAAAEAARDLGYPLVLKPVDLCAGMYVRKVADESELAGAYRALADFPVNARGQRREAVVLLEELLEGPEVSVETVSFAGTTHVVGITDKSVSGAPAFIETGHMFPAGLPEESARAAADTALRALDALGLDGLVAHTEIKFTTDGPRVVEVNPRPAGNRITELVRHVTGIDLTAACVDVALGRAPDLTVHDTGLRSAAIGFLVPDAPGTLEGIDGADGLDDAPGVLETHLARPGTTVKASGSNNDYLGHVMAADPDGPGARDHVERLLAGLCPRMVQP from the coding sequence GTGGGACATCTGCTGATGGTCGAGAGCTGGGTCGGATCGATGAGCAGACTTCTGCCACGGGCGATCCGCGAAGGCGGCCACGAGTTCACCTTCCTCACCCGCGACCTCCACCACTACCTGCGGGCCGCCCCCGAGGGCACGGCCCACCCGCTGCTCGCCGCCCGCAACGTCGTCACCGCCGACACCAACGACGTCCAGGCGCTGCTCCCGTACGTCGAGCGGCTGCACTCCGCGCTGCGCTTCGACGGCGTCATCACCTCCTGCGACTACTACCTCCCCACCGCGGCCCGCATCGCCGCCCACCTCGGCCTGCCCGGCCCGGCCGAGCGGGCCGTCGCCGCCGCCTGCCGCAAGGACGCCACCCGCCGCGCCCTCGCCGACGCCGGTCTGCCCGGCCCGCGCTTCGCGCTCTGCCCGGACTGGGCGGCCGCCGCCGAGGCCGCCCGCGACCTCGGCTACCCCCTCGTCCTCAAGCCCGTGGACCTGTGCGCCGGGATGTACGTTCGCAAGGTCGCCGACGAGAGCGAGCTGGCCGGGGCCTACCGCGCCCTCGCCGACTTCCCCGTCAACGCCCGCGGCCAGCGACGCGAGGCCGTCGTCCTGCTCGAGGAACTGCTCGAAGGCCCCGAAGTCAGCGTCGAGACCGTCTCCTTCGCCGGGACGACGCACGTCGTCGGCATCACCGACAAGAGCGTGAGCGGCGCACCCGCGTTCATCGAGACGGGCCACATGTTCCCCGCCGGCCTCCCCGAGGAGTCCGCCCGGGCCGCTGCCGACACCGCGCTGCGCGCCCTCGACGCCCTCGGGCTCGACGGCCTCGTCGCCCACACCGAGATCAAGTTCACCACTGACGGCCCCCGCGTCGTCGAGGTCAACCCCCGCCCGGCCGGCAACCGCATCACCGAACTCGTCCGCCACGTCACCGGCATCGACCTCACCGCCGCCTGCGTGGACGTCGCCCTCGGTCGTGCGCCCGACCTGACCGTCCACGACACCGGGCTGCGCAGCGCCGCCATCGGCTTCCTCGTCCCCGACGCCCCCGGCACGCTGGAGGGCATCGACGGCGCCGACGGCCTCGACGACGCACCCGGCGTGCTGGAAACGCACCTAGCCCGCCCCGGCACCACCGTGAAGGCGAGCGGCAGCAACAACGACTACCTCGGCCACGTCATGGCCGCCGACCCCGACGGGCCCGGCGCGCGCGATCACGTCGAGCGGCTGCTGGCCGGCCTCTGTCCCCGGATGGTGCAGCCGTGA
- a CDS encoding alpha/beta hydrolase — protein MNRSTRLPGLLCALAATSAALSVLPPLSPARATDAPARSPHSGIRFGACPTAVPAPPAPARVECGSLDVPLDRYRPDGRRLRVAVSRVPATGTPAERRGVLLVNPGGPGGSGLPYAVTKRAKLPERVRRAYDVIGFDPRGVGGSAPADCGAMGGLFRSPAADPLPRGRAAERDHLTALRRLADDCAAGAGPALPHLSTGATARDMDAIRAALGEERIGFLGVSYGSYLGAAYAARFPHRTGRMVLDSVVGPESWYDFDLRQARAMLRQRETLLEWLAAHDDRFALGGSAREVRAAYDRVRASLAAHPADGFGPAEFDRAVYRALGRTERWAPLGDGLRAYLRDGGVDGLRPKAPFDGPESRNYEAANRIVKCADGPGPTPARVTADLRALRRLDPFPVVTGIEASACAYWHHRPDSRTPLGGPATPPVLLVASTHDPVTPVEGARRLRRELPGSRLVPLADDYSHGVFASRGNACVDDTVAAYLVDGSVPSADVRCAGPGLPTA, from the coding sequence GTGAACCGCTCCACCCGACTGCCCGGCCTCCTCTGCGCCCTCGCCGCGACGAGCGCCGCCCTCTCCGTCCTGCCGCCCCTCTCCCCGGCCCGGGCCACCGACGCCCCCGCCCGCTCCCCGCACTCCGGCATCCGTTTCGGCGCCTGCCCCACGGCGGTACCGGCCCCGCCCGCCCCCGCCCGCGTCGAGTGCGGCTCGCTGGACGTCCCCCTGGACCGGTACCGCCCCGACGGCCGCCGGCTGCGCGTCGCCGTCTCCCGGGTCCCCGCCACGGGAACCCCCGCCGAGCGCCGGGGCGTCCTGCTCGTCAACCCCGGCGGGCCGGGCGGCTCCGGCCTCCCCTACGCCGTGACCAAGCGCGCCAAGCTGCCCGAGCGGGTCCGCCGCGCCTACGACGTCATCGGCTTCGACCCGCGCGGTGTCGGCGGCAGCGCACCCGCCGACTGCGGCGCGATGGGCGGTCTGTTCCGCTCCCCCGCCGCCGATCCCCTACCGCGCGGCCGGGCGGCCGAGCGGGACCACCTGACCGCGCTGCGCCGCCTCGCCGACGACTGCGCGGCCGGCGCGGGCCCGGCCCTGCCCCATCTGTCGACCGGGGCCACGGCCCGGGACATGGACGCGATACGGGCGGCGCTCGGCGAAGAGCGGATCGGCTTCCTCGGGGTCTCCTACGGCAGCTACCTCGGCGCGGCCTACGCGGCGCGCTTCCCGCACCGGACCGGCCGGATGGTGCTCGACAGTGTCGTGGGGCCCGAGAGCTGGTACGACTTCGATCTGCGCCAGGCCCGTGCGATGCTCCGGCAGCGCGAGACCCTGCTGGAGTGGCTGGCCGCCCACGACGACCGGTTCGCGCTCGGCGGGAGCGCGCGCGAGGTCCGCGCGGCCTACGACCGGGTGCGGGCGTCCCTGGCCGCCCACCCGGCCGACGGCTTCGGCCCGGCCGAGTTCGACCGCGCGGTGTACCGGGCCCTCGGCCGCACCGAGCGCTGGGCGCCGCTCGGTGACGGGCTGCGCGCGTATCTGCGGGACGGCGGGGTCGACGGGCTGCGCCCCAAGGCACCCTTCGACGGCCCGGAGTCCCGCAACTACGAGGCCGCGAACCGCATCGTGAAGTGCGCGGACGGCCCCGGCCCCACCCCCGCCCGCGTCACCGCGGACCTCCGCGCGCTGCGCCGGCTCGACCCGTTCCCCGTCGTCACCGGCATCGAGGCGTCGGCCTGCGCGTACTGGCACCACCGCCCGGACAGCCGCACCCCGCTCGGCGGCCCGGCCACGCCTCCCGTCCTGCTGGTCGCCTCCACACACGATCCGGTCACCCCGGTCGAGGGCGCCCGGCGGCTGCGGCGCGAACTGCCCGGCTCCCGCCTGGTGCCCCTGGCCGACGACTACTCGCACGGTGTCTTCGCCAGCCGGGGCAACGCCTGCGTGGACGACACGGTCGCCGCCTACCTCGTCGACGGCTCCGTACCGTCCGCGGACGTCCGCTGCGCGGGACCGGGGCTGCCGACGGCCTGA
- a CDS encoding Rossmann-like domain-containing protein has translation MTVTGIPLATSLPDLEQRVRAGEFGPPPEDARISVAFTTSQAVRHDGRSGGYRNEVLSLRLGEAVGSCAVEPGTLPAAAIEECVGASIATLLAHPVQAVRVAALDAYLMHVAPHTPAHGASPWPLPAGSSLHKSRARARGVVDLLGAAPGRVLVVGVVNSLLEALRARGVAYVPCDLKGGTTEWGEPVRTDALAELPGCDAVLASGMTLGNGTFEALREHAARHGTPLVMFAQTGSAVLPRLLGAGVRAVCAEPYPFFWLDGGPGVIHRYGGIR, from the coding sequence GTGACCGTGACCGGCATCCCGCTCGCCACCTCCCTCCCCGACCTCGAACAGCGCGTACGGGCCGGAGAGTTCGGCCCGCCGCCCGAGGACGCGCGGATCAGTGTGGCCTTCACCACCAGCCAGGCGGTCCGCCACGACGGGCGCAGCGGCGGCTACCGCAACGAGGTGCTGAGCCTGCGCCTCGGCGAAGCCGTCGGCTCCTGCGCGGTCGAACCGGGCACGCTGCCCGCCGCCGCCATCGAGGAATGCGTCGGCGCGAGCATCGCCACCCTCCTCGCCCACCCCGTCCAGGCCGTCCGGGTGGCCGCCCTCGACGCCTACCTCATGCACGTCGCCCCGCACACCCCCGCCCACGGCGCGAGCCCCTGGCCGCTGCCCGCCGGCAGCTCGCTGCACAAGTCACGGGCCCGGGCCCGCGGCGTCGTCGACCTGCTGGGCGCCGCCCCCGGCCGGGTCCTCGTGGTCGGCGTCGTCAACTCCCTGCTGGAGGCCCTGCGGGCGCGGGGCGTGGCCTACGTGCCCTGCGACCTCAAGGGCGGCACCACCGAATGGGGCGAGCCCGTCCGCACCGACGCGCTCGCCGAACTCCCCGGCTGCGACGCCGTGCTCGCCTCCGGCATGACCCTCGGCAACGGCACCTTCGAGGCGCTGCGCGAGCACGCCGCCCGGCACGGCACACCGCTCGTGATGTTCGCGCAGACCGGCAGCGCCGTCCTGCCGCGACTGCTCGGCGCGGGCGTCCGCGCGGTGTGCGCCGAGCCCTACCCCTTCTTCTGGCTCGACGGCGGACCCGGCGTGATCCACCGCTACGGAGGCATCCGATGA
- a CDS encoding PLP-dependent cysteine synthase family protein: MTPALLAAPPANRDLLALLGRTPLARVTAELPFPHPGFWAKLEGLGAGGMKARAAVSMLMGARERGELLPGAPVVESTSGTLGIGLAFAGQALGHPVVLIGDTELEPSMRQLLRAYGARLELVDRPAPEGGWQAARLARLREVLAAHPGAYWPDQYNNPDNVAGYASLAAELAGALDHLDILVCSVGTGGHSAGVAAPLRRHWPALRLIGVDATGSTIFGQPARTRLMRGLGSSIHPRNVAYDAFDEVHWVGPAEAAGACRRLARANFVSGGWSTGAVALVAAWAARVHPGAVVATVFPDGPHRYLGTLYDDDFTTAHGLDLAAAVTRPVEIPHPRAAEATGWARCRTVTDPAPTPCGGTP; the protein is encoded by the coding sequence ATGACCCCCGCGCTGCTGGCCGCACCACCGGCCAACCGTGACCTCCTCGCCCTGCTCGGCCGCACCCCGCTCGCCCGCGTCACCGCCGAACTCCCCTTCCCCCACCCCGGGTTCTGGGCCAAGCTCGAAGGCCTCGGCGCCGGGGGCATGAAGGCCCGCGCCGCGGTGTCCATGCTCATGGGAGCCCGGGAGCGCGGCGAGCTCCTCCCCGGCGCACCCGTCGTCGAGTCCACCTCCGGAACGCTCGGCATCGGCCTCGCCTTCGCCGGACAGGCCCTCGGCCACCCCGTCGTCCTCATCGGCGACACCGAGCTGGAACCCTCGATGCGGCAACTGCTGCGCGCCTACGGCGCCCGCCTCGAACTCGTCGACCGGCCCGCCCCCGAGGGCGGCTGGCAGGCCGCCCGGCTGGCCCGGCTGCGCGAGGTCCTCGCGGCGCACCCCGGCGCGTACTGGCCCGACCAGTACAACAACCCCGACAACGTCGCCGGCTACGCCTCGCTCGCCGCCGAGCTGGCCGGGGCGCTCGACCACCTCGACATCCTCGTCTGCAGCGTCGGCACCGGCGGACACAGCGCCGGCGTCGCCGCACCGCTGCGCCGCCACTGGCCGGCGCTGCGGCTCATCGGTGTCGACGCCACCGGCTCGACCATCTTCGGCCAGCCCGCCCGGACCCGCCTCATGCGCGGCCTCGGCAGCAGCATCCACCCGCGCAACGTCGCCTACGACGCCTTCGACGAGGTGCACTGGGTCGGCCCGGCCGAGGCCGCCGGCGCCTGCCGCCGGCTGGCCCGCGCCAACTTCGTCAGCGGCGGCTGGAGCACCGGCGCCGTCGCGCTCGTCGCGGCCTGGGCCGCCCGCGTCCACCCCGGCGCGGTCGTCGCCACGGTCTTCCCCGACGGCCCGCACCGCTACCTCGGCACGCTGTACGACGACGACTTCACCACCGCCCACGGCCTCGACCTCGCCGCCGCCGTCACCCGCCCCGTGGAGATCCCGCACCCCCGCGCGGCGGAGGCCACCGGCTGGGCGCGGTGCCGGACGGTGACCGACCCGGCACCCACCCCCTGCGGAGGCACCCCGTGA
- a CDS encoding MFS transporter, whose amino-acid sequence MRTWHEIRGFPLAIRLLLVNQLGVNTGFYLLIPYLATHLGQDLGMSAAVVGIVLGVRNLSQQGLFIVGGSAADRLGARGVIIAGCALRTVGFALFALGDGLAVLLAASVLSGLAGALFNPAVRAYLAQEAGERKAEAFALFNVFATTGALVGPLLGSALLLVDFRASALTAAGIFALLTLAQALVLPAREVTPTGGSVLADWREALTNRAFLAFSLAMVGMFTMENQLYLLLPDGARRATGWDGAAGIVFLVGTLANLGLQLRVTRALKERGSRTKWIAAGLALMGLAFLPPMAVAGAAEPGGAARAALGLLPVLGGALLLYLGVMVAQPFVMELIPAFGRPELTGTYFGIFYVVSGIAAAVGNTVVGWAMDAGGRGGAAWLPWACCLALGLASAGGVAWLHRLRVLPQQQPVGVTR is encoded by the coding sequence GTGCGCACGTGGCATGAGATACGCGGCTTCCCGCTCGCGATCCGCCTTCTGCTCGTCAACCAGCTCGGTGTCAACACCGGCTTCTATCTGCTCATCCCCTACCTCGCCACCCACCTCGGCCAGGACCTCGGCATGTCCGCGGCCGTCGTCGGCATCGTCCTCGGCGTCCGCAACCTCAGCCAGCAGGGTCTGTTCATCGTCGGCGGCTCGGCCGCCGACCGGCTCGGGGCACGCGGCGTCATCATCGCCGGATGCGCGCTGCGCACCGTCGGCTTCGCCCTCTTCGCCCTCGGCGACGGACTGGCCGTCCTGCTCGCCGCGTCCGTCCTCAGCGGACTCGCGGGGGCCCTGTTCAACCCGGCCGTACGGGCCTACCTCGCGCAGGAGGCGGGGGAGCGCAAGGCGGAGGCCTTCGCGCTGTTCAACGTCTTCGCGACGACCGGCGCCCTCGTCGGCCCGCTGCTCGGCAGCGCCCTGCTGCTCGTCGACTTCCGCGCCTCCGCGCTGACGGCCGCCGGCATCTTCGCCCTGCTGACCCTCGCCCAGGCGCTCGTCCTGCCCGCCCGCGAGGTCACCCCCACCGGCGGCAGTGTGCTCGCCGACTGGCGGGAAGCCCTGACCAACCGTGCCTTCCTGGCGTTCTCGCTGGCCATGGTCGGCATGTTCACCATGGAGAACCAGCTCTACCTCCTGCTGCCCGACGGCGCCCGCCGGGCCACCGGCTGGGACGGCGCGGCCGGGATCGTCTTCCTCGTCGGCACCCTCGCCAACCTGGGCCTGCAACTGCGCGTCACCCGCGCGCTGAAGGAACGGGGCAGCCGGACGAAGTGGATCGCCGCCGGGCTCGCCCTCATGGGACTCGCCTTCCTGCCGCCCATGGCGGTGGCGGGCGCCGCGGAACCCGGCGGCGCGGCCCGGGCGGCCCTCGGACTGCTGCCGGTGCTGGGCGGGGCCCTGCTGCTGTACCTCGGGGTGATGGTGGCCCAGCCGTTCGTGATGGAACTGATCCCCGCGTTCGGCCGCCCCGAGCTGACCGGCACCTACTTCGGGATCTTCTACGTCGTCTCCGGCATCGCCGCGGCCGTCGGCAACACCGTCGTCGGCTGGGCGATGGACGCGGGCGGGCGCGGCGGGGCCGCATGGCTGCCGTGGGCCTGCTGCCTCGCCCTCGGACTCGCGTCGGCGGGCGGTGTCGCCTGGCTGCACCGGCTACGCGTCCTGCCGCAGCAGCAGCCCGTGGGAGTCACCCGATGA
- a CDS encoding dipeptide epimerase — protein sequence MKSTLHTTRLTLAEPLRISRSVMDARDAVWLSVEHAGARGHGEAVASVYYGLDADTLGRLLREAAVELGRFAEPESALAAARDGALLPHDTPPAVRAAVDSALLDLVGKRAGTPVHQLLGAQAPPAAATARTIGITSPVQAALRARCLADSGFTVIKIKGGSPDPADDLARVRAVREGAPHARLLLDPNGAWTISEARRLLPRFAELGVEAVEQPTAPGDPEALARLARTSPLPLIADEDAVGLDDARRLAGRVHGVNVKLAKCGGPHAALRIAEALAGSGTDLMLGCLTASSLGIAPAVHLADRARWIDLDGHLLLAHDPWQGIGGTDGTVRAADRAGLGVRRAESAPAPEPAATTGTGTTTTGTPAPGIPGPSKETPHRAHVA from the coding sequence GTGAAGAGCACCCTGCACACCACGCGCCTGACGCTCGCCGAGCCGCTGCGCATCTCCCGGTCCGTCATGGACGCCCGGGACGCCGTGTGGCTGTCCGTCGAGCACGCCGGGGCACGCGGCCACGGCGAGGCCGTGGCCAGCGTCTACTACGGGCTGGACGCCGACACCCTCGGGCGGCTGCTGCGCGAGGCGGCGGTGGAACTCGGACGCTTCGCCGAGCCGGAGAGCGCCCTGGCGGCGGCCCGGGACGGCGCACTGCTGCCCCACGACACCCCGCCCGCCGTGCGCGCCGCCGTCGACTCGGCCCTGCTCGACCTCGTCGGCAAGCGCGCGGGCACCCCCGTCCACCAACTCCTCGGCGCCCAGGCCCCGCCCGCCGCCGCGACCGCCCGCACCATCGGGATCACCTCGCCGGTACAAGCCGCCCTGCGGGCCCGCTGCCTGGCGGACAGCGGCTTCACCGTCATCAAGATCAAGGGCGGCTCACCGGACCCCGCCGACGACCTCGCGCGGGTCCGGGCCGTACGCGAGGGAGCCCCCCACGCCCGGCTGCTCCTCGACCCCAACGGCGCCTGGACCATCTCCGAAGCGCGGCGCCTGCTGCCGCGCTTCGCCGAACTCGGCGTCGAGGCCGTGGAGCAACCCACCGCCCCCGGCGACCCCGAGGCCCTCGCCCGCCTCGCGCGGACCTCACCGCTGCCCCTCATCGCCGACGAGGACGCCGTCGGCCTCGACGACGCCCGCCGCCTCGCCGGCCGCGTGCACGGCGTCAACGTCAAGCTCGCCAAATGCGGCGGCCCCCACGCCGCGCTGCGCATCGCCGAGGCACTGGCGGGCAGCGGCACCGACCTCATGCTCGGCTGCCTGACGGCGAGTTCGCTCGGCATCGCCCCCGCCGTGCACCTCGCGGACCGGGCCCGCTGGATCGACCTCGACGGCCATCTGCTGCTCGCCCACGACCCCTGGCAGGGCATCGGCGGCACCGACGGCACCGTCCGGGCGGCCGACCGCGCCGGCCTCGGCGTGCGCCGGGCCGAGTCCGCCCCGGCCCCCGAGCCCGCCGCCACGACCGGCACCGGCACGACCACCACGGGCACGCCCGCCCCCGGCATACCCGGCCCCTCCAAGGAGACCCCGCACCGTGCGCACGTGGCATGA
- a CDS encoding response regulator transcription factor: MQTPPPARVLVVDDDPTVAEIVTGYLDRAGFAVDRAADGPTALERAAAARPDLVVLDLMLPGMDGLEVCRRLRERGPVAVIMLTARGDEDDRILGLEVGADDYVTKPFSPRELVLRVESVLRRARAHASGPPSAPPLRAAGLELDPVGRRATKDGTALALTLREFDLLSYLLRHPGKACGREELMREVWGWEFGDLSTVTVHVRRLRGKVEDDPAHPRLIRTVWGVGYRFEPVEAPGSGGGRA, from the coding sequence ATGCAGACCCCACCCCCCGCCCGTGTCCTCGTCGTCGACGACGATCCGACCGTCGCCGAAATCGTGACGGGATACCTCGACCGGGCCGGTTTCGCCGTCGACCGGGCCGCGGACGGCCCCACCGCGCTGGAGCGGGCCGCCGCCGCCCGGCCCGACCTCGTCGTGCTGGATCTGATGCTGCCCGGCATGGACGGCCTGGAGGTGTGCCGCCGGCTGCGCGAGCGCGGGCCGGTGGCGGTCATCATGCTGACGGCGCGCGGCGACGAGGACGACCGCATCCTCGGCCTGGAGGTCGGCGCCGACGACTACGTGACCAAGCCCTTCAGCCCCCGGGAGCTCGTCCTGCGGGTGGAGTCCGTGCTGCGCCGCGCCCGCGCGCACGCCTCCGGGCCCCCGTCCGCGCCGCCGCTGCGCGCCGCCGGGCTGGAACTCGACCCGGTGGGCCGCCGCGCCACCAAGGACGGCACCGCGCTCGCCCTCACCCTGCGCGAGTTCGACCTGCTGTCCTATCTGCTGCGCCACCCGGGGAAGGCGTGCGGCCGCGAGGAGCTGATGCGCGAGGTGTGGGGGTGGGAGTTCGGCGATCTGTCGACGGTCACCGTGCACGTACGGCGGCTGCGCGGCAAGGTCGAGGACGACCCGGCGCACCCGCGGCTGATCCGCACCGTGTGGGGCGTCGGCTACCGCTTCGAGCCGGTGGAAGCCCCTGGGAGCGGTGGCGGCCGTGCGTGA